From the Paraflavitalea soli genome, the window CCGTCTCAATTTCAATATATCTTTAACAATACCAACTTCAACTTCTGGGATACCTGGTATGATATCCTGAAAGATTATCAGTATGTGATTGATACGGCCGATGATCATGCGCAGCCACAGCCCTATATGAAAGGGCCTGCCAAAATAATGAAGGCTTATATCATGCAACAGTTGGTGGATGTATATGGCAATGTGCCTTATTCCGATGCCTTGAAAGGAACTGGTAGCCTGGCTCCCAAGTTTGATGATCAAAAGGCTATTTATGAAGACCTGATCAAGTTGCTGGATGCGGCCATTGCCGATGTGAAAGCAAATGTGTTCGGTGCTGCAGGTGTTAATGCCGATATTATTTTTAAAGGTAACGCCACCAACTGGGTACGCTTTGCCAATAGCCTTAAGCTGCGTTTACTGATCAGGCAAAGTAAAATAGCCGGCCGCGATGGTTATATTACTGCCGAGATCAACAAGGCTGTAGCCGTAACAGAAGGGTTCCTGGCTGCCGGCCAGGATGTGACCAGCAATCCCGGATACATTGCCAGCGATGGAAAGACCAATCCTTTCTATGACCGCTGGGGATACCAGGCCAATAATGCGGTGCGTCCATTGGGTCGTTATCCACGTCCTACTGTATTCCTCTTTGATGTGATGAAAGCTTCCAATGACACTTTTCGTCTCAAACGCCTGTTCTATGCAGCAGGAGGGGAGAATCAGAGCAACCCGGGTGTAAGTGCAAAAGGAGATACGCTCAAACATTATGTGGCGGTTCCTTTTGGTGCGAGCTCAGGCTACCTTGCCCAGAACTCTTCGTACATCGGGCCCGCCCAGATTGTTCGTGGCGTATTTAATAAACCCATGGTATTGTTTACAGCCGCTGAAAGCTTCCTGCTGCTGGCCGAAGCCAAACAACGTTATGGAGGCGCTGTAAATCTGCCGCTAACTGCCCAGGAATATTATGAGCAGGGAGTTAAAGAATCCTTCCGCCTTACAGGAACGGCTTCATCTGCGGCTACGACCTTATTGACCAGTGGCAAAGACCTGGCCGATTGGACGGCTTCCACTGACAAGCTGAAAGCTATCTGGATGCAAAAATGGCTGGCATTGGTGCATTATGGTGGTTTGGAAGCCTGGAGTGAGTACCGCCGTACCAATTTCCCGGAAACACCTGCTTCAGCCTCTGCTGCTGTTGGCGCGAAGAGACCTTCCCGTCTTTTCTATCCCCAAACGGAAGAGTCGAGCAATGAGGCCAATGTAAAGGCCCAGGGTGCCATCAGTGCATTTGATACCAAGATATTCTGGGACGTTGACTAAACGCCGGTAAATTCTTTCATAACAAAACAGGCTGGTCTCGGTATGAGGTCAGCCTGTTTTGTTTGCTTTGGCTGCCACCGCAAACTATCCTACTTTTACAGCTTAATTTTATAGGCAATGGATAACGCAAATCAGCAGCAGAACCAACTTAATATAGAGATCAGCGAAGAAATAGCCGAAGG encodes:
- a CDS encoding SusD/RagB family nutrient-binding outer membrane lipoprotein, producing the protein MKLRHSIIPILCIAVALSGCQKKWLDINTNPNQLPTSTPDFVFTAAANRTAAVLDPNELGSYWSGQWTQSSTYIISPSQFQYIFNNTNFNFWDTWYDILKDYQYVIDTADDHAQPQPYMKGPAKIMKAYIMQQLVDVYGNVPYSDALKGTGSLAPKFDDQKAIYEDLIKLLDAAIADVKANVFGAAGVNADIIFKGNATNWVRFANSLKLRLLIRQSKIAGRDGYITAEINKAVAVTEGFLAAGQDVTSNPGYIASDGKTNPFYDRWGYQANNAVRPLGRYPRPTVFLFDVMKASNDTFRLKRLFYAAGGENQSNPGVSAKGDTLKHYVAVPFGASSGYLAQNSSYIGPAQIVRGVFNKPMVLFTAAESFLLLAEAKQRYGGAVNLPLTAQEYYEQGVKESFRLTGTASSAATTLLTSGKDLADWTASTDKLKAIWMQKWLALVHYGGLEAWSEYRRTNFPETPASASAAVGAKRPSRLFYPQTEESSNEANVKAQGAISAFDTKIFWDVD